Within Citromicrobium bathyomarinum, the genomic segment TGACCAGGTGATAGATATCGTCGGTCATGTTCAGCTTGGCCAGCACGTAGCCGGGCATGAACTTGCGTTCGACCTGAACCTTCTTGCCGCGCTTGAGCTCGGTCACGGTCTCGGTCGGGACTTCGACCTCTTCGACCCCTTCGGAAAGGCCGAGGCGCTCAGCCTCGGAGATGATCGCGTCGCGAACCTTGTTCTCGAAACCGGAATAGGCGTGAATGATGTACCAGCGTGCCATTGATTGTCTGCGGGCCTCAGGCGAGCGTGAGAAGGAAGCGGACGACGGCGCCGAAGAGCGTATCGATACCGAGGAAGAAGAGCGAAAGGATCAGCACCAGGATGCTGACGAAGATCGCGGTCTGGACCGTCTCCTGACGGGTCGGCCAGACGACCTTGCTCGTCTCTGCCTTGACCTGATTGAAGAATTCGCCGGGAGATGTCCTGCGC encodes:
- the secE gene encoding preprotein translocase subunit SecE, which encodes MAESKAQTKKRRTSPGEFFNQVKAETSKVVWPTRQETVQTAIFVSILVLILSLFFLGIDTLFGAVVRFLLTLA